Proteins co-encoded in one Medicago truncatula cultivar Jemalong A17 chromosome 8, MtrunA17r5.0-ANR, whole genome shotgun sequence genomic window:
- the LOC25501416 gene encoding AP2-like ethylene-responsive transcription factor AIL7, whose protein sequence is MASSNSTNLLTFPLSPTELLNSHFPQFHTDSHYDNFYVNANGLMSFMDSAKMGDFVEKNRNSGLLYDLNSTSVFFGDKHDLNKSVVEFQGVSGSATVTKLGESSKVANQKSIVAMDSDASKKITVHSAGHRTSAYRGVTRHRWTGRFEAHLWDNSCKREGQKRKGRQVYLGGYDKEEKAARAYDLAALKYWGPTANINFPVSHYAKELEEMKDVGKQEFVASLRRTSTGFSRGASKYRGVTRHHQQDRWQARIGRVAGNKDLYLGTYETEVEAAEAYDLAAIKFRGANAVTNFEISRYNTEDMLDSSPPVGGEAKRLKPSEESKKKAPVTSTSEQPDSTNMNSSIDFLPIASEPYDSATQYFVSNHLHHFHPSINAESGTAESAATTTNGAAEFFLWPRQSQ, encoded by the exons atggcTTCTTCTAATTCTACTAACTTGCTTACGTTTCCTTTGTCTCCAACTGAACTGCTTAACTCACATTTTCCTCAATTCCACACCGACTCTCATTACGATAACTTCTATGTCAATGCCAATG gtttgatGAGTTTCATGGATTCGGCGAAGATGGGAGATTTTGTTGAGAAGAATCGGAATTCTGGTTTACTATATGATCTTAACTCTACTTCGGTGTTTTTCGGTGATAAACATGATCTTAATAAATCAGTTGTTGAATTTCAAGGTGTTTCTGGTTCTGCTACTGTAACCAAGTTAGGTGAATCTTCTAAAGTTGCTAATCAGAAATCCATTGTTGCGATGGATTCTGATGCTTCCAAAAAAATTACTGTTCATAGCGCTGGCCATCGTACTTCAGCTTACAGAGGAGTCACAAG GCACAGATGGACAGGTAGATTTGAAGCACATCTATGGGATAACAGCTGCAAACGTGAGGGTCAGAAAAGGAAAGGGCGTCAAG TGTACTTGG GTGGGTATGACAAGGAAGAAAAGGCAGCTAGGGCTTATGATTTGGCAGCACTGAAGTACTGGGGACCAACAGCTAACATAAACTTTCCA GTTTCCCATTATGCTAAGGAATTGGAGGAGATGAAAGATGTAGGAAAGCAAGAATTTGTTGCTTCACTGCGAAG GACAAGCACTGGTTTTTCGAGGGGAGCTTCCAAGTACAGGGGTGTTACAag GCACCATCAACAGGATCGATGGCAAGCAAGAATTGGTCGAGTTGCTGGAAACAAAGATCTATACTTGGGAACATATG AAACTGAGGTGGAAGCAGCAGAGGCATACGACCTTGCAGCCATAAAGTTTAGAGGTGCAAACGCTGTAACCAATTTTGAGATAAGTAGATACAATACTGAGGATATGCTGGATAGTTCTCCTCCAGTTGGTGGAGAAGCAAAACGCTTAAAACCTTCCGAAGAATCGAAGAAGAAAGCTCCTGTGACTAGTACCTCTGAACAACCCGATAGTACAAATATGAATAGCAGCATCGATTTTCTGCCAATTGCTTCTGAACCCTATGATTCTGCAACACAATATTTCGTCAGCAACCATCTCCACCATTTTCATCCTTCTATCAATGCAGAAAGTGGCACAGCAGAGTCTGCGGCAACTACAACCAATGGTGCAGCTGAGTTCTTTCTTTGGCCCCGTCAGTCCCAGTGA
- the LOC25501417 gene encoding UPF0496 protein At1g20180 has translation MTCSGWLCSLRRSGRSRKQLDKEESLCKKPNVNEEYLETFRTKSYIEICNKAQGQFGKTINTKRLSSSCSTSSPLPPICLNLTESLLEPRHEIITNMRRNFKVHDLLVNYFDASLEASRCCDTILEGIHSTRISYTRITRVVKLSKRVLNEQTKKDIYRELASFSSKVQNNPLSVISTMQFDNIHNRYIELLHRLTSKRKKIQRRLALIRVCKKVGGIALVTSHGAILIALLVVSFHSVVGLVAAPSIVGSLVGLFIKKIKIRLRRSSYCERLCEQLDAAAKGVFILINDLDTMSRMVKRLNDEVEHRKIFADVCVKNNVGSKCEILKRVMSEYRDQESSFLDQLEELEEHVYLCFLTINKSRRLVMQQITEKNK, from the exons ATGACATGTTCTGGGTGGCTTTGTTCTCTTCGGAGATCAG GTAGATCACGGAAACAACTTGATAAGGAAGAAAGCTTGTGTAAGAAGCCAAACGTAAATGAAGAATATCTGGAAACATTTAGAACAAAGTCTTATATTGAAATATGCAACAAAGCACAAGGGCAATTTGGGAAGACAATCAACACCAAAAGACTCTCTTCATCTTGTTCAACATCTTCTCCTCTTCCTCCTATATGCCTGAATCTCACCGAGTCTTTGCTCGAACCCCGACATGAAATCATAACAAACATGAGACGAAACTTTAAGGTGCATGATCTTCTAGTTAACTATTTCGATGCTAGCTTAGAAGCAAGTCGTTGTTGTGACACAATCCTTGAAGGAATCCACTCAACAAGAATTTCTTATACAAGAATCACACGAGTTGTTAAGTTAAGCAAAAGGGTGCTAAATGAACAAACAAAGAAAGATATCTATAGAGAGCTTGcttcattttcatcaaaagtACAAAACAACCCTTTGTCCGTTATTAGTACAATGCAATTCGATAATATTCACAATAGGTACATTGAACTTCTTCATAGACTAACatcaaagagaaagaaaattcaaaGAAGATTAGCATTGATTAGGGTTTGCAAGAAAGTTGGAGGAATTGCTCTTGTTACATCACATGGTGCCATTCTTATTGCTTTATTAGTGGTTTCTTTTCATAGTGTAGTAGGGTTAGTGGCTGCACCAAGTATTGTAGGTAGTTTGGTTGGTTTGTTcataaagaaaatcaaaattaggTTAAGAAGAAGTTCTTATTGTGAAAGACTATGTGAACAACTTGATGCTGCTGCAAAAGGGGTTTTTATATTGATAAATGATTTGGATACTATGAGTAGGATGGTGAAGAGGTTGAATGATGAAGTGGAGCATAGGAAAATTTTTGCTGATGTTTGTGTGAAGAATAATGTTGGTAGTAAATGTGAAATATTGAAGAGGGTTATGAGTGAATATCGAGATCAAGAGTCTAGCTTTTTGGATCAGTTGGAAGAGCTTGAAGAACATGTTTACTTGTGCTTTCTTACCATCAATAAATCTAGGAGACTTGTTATGCAACAAATtacagagaaaaataaataa